In Papaver somniferum cultivar HN1 chromosome 1, ASM357369v1, whole genome shotgun sequence, a genomic segment contains:
- the LOC113273219 gene encoding uncharacterized protein LOC113273219 has translation MFATMTKDLMLTILKKGKTGKEIGDHLKTLFQDNKGSRAANLEYKFVNLKFSDCASVDDYCDKLKSLSDRLSDLDFPMNDKRLVIQLVNVLTEEYNTVASFIQQSMPTFDAARSQLRTEEIRGPQHSLASAPTALAAAAPSDRNSLRLHQPNNGRRIHRQQQSDKRPQHAHHTGSGPTAATSSSPPLLPTPPGPRPYLQPDYQQYWPPYWAIPPCPYPTAPSWHRPPAVNQRHASSRGRSSGRNHGQSYITPSTELLQPTDIAEAYSSMHLQPPDDAFYRILVLPRTLLLIQVLYIKFSIPSMYGLILVDNGNGNDNSIPVTASGIKFITLSSRTLQLKNTLVVPDIIKNLVSVRKFTTENHVSVEFDPAGFYVKDLSSRKIILRCNSSEELYPITNSAVPPQTPSQSSPISLTVFSPDIWHNRLGHPGKAILDVLCTNNSIHCNKDQHSKLFHS, from the coding sequence ATGTTTGCTACCATGACCAAGGATCTTATGCTTACCATTCTCAAGAAAGGCAAAACCGGAAAGGAGATTGGGGACCATCTCAAAACACTGTTTCAAGACAACAAAGGAAGCCGTGCTGCAAATCTTGAATATAAGTTTGTAAATCTCAAGTTTTCTGATTGTGCTAGTGTTGATGATTATTGTGATAAACTTAAATCACTTTCCGATCGATTGAGTGACCTTGATTTTCCAATGAACGATAAACGACTGGTTATCCAATTGGTTAATGTTCTCACGGAGGAGTACAACACCGTGGCATCCTTCATCCAACAATCCATGCCCACGTTCGATGCTGCTCGATCTCAATTGCGTACTGAGGAAATTCGGGGTCCACAGCACTCACTCGCCTCTGCACCCACCgcacttgctgctgctgctccttcAGATCGCAACTCACTACGCCTTCATCAGCCCAACAATGGAAGAAGAATCCATCGTCAGCAGCAAAGTGACAAACGTCCGCAGCACGCTCACCACACCGGATCAGGCCCAACTGCTGCTACCAGCTCAAGCCCACCGTTGCTGCCAACTCCACCAGGCCCACGTCCATACCTACAGCCAGATTATCAACAGTACTGGCCACCTTACTGGGCCATTCCCCCATGCCCATACCCAACTGCTCCTTCCTGGCACCGGCCACCTGCTGTGAACCAGCGTCATGCCAGCTCCCGTGGGCGATCTTCTGGACGTAATCATGGCCAATCGTACATTACTCCATCGACTGAACTTCTGCAGCCCACTGACATTGCTGAGGCATATAGCTCTATGCATTTACAGCCGCCTGATGATGCTTTTTATAGGATACTAGTGCTACCTCGCACCTTACTGCTGATACAGGTACTTTACATAAAGTTTTCAATTCCATCAATGTACGGTCTTATTTTAGTTGACAATGGCAATGGCAATGACAATAGTATTCCAGTTACTGCTAGTGGTATTAAGTTCATAACCCTTTCTTCTCGTACTCTTCAACTCAAAAATACCCTTGTTGTTCCTGATATTATCAAAAACTTGGTTTCCGTTCGCAAATTCACTACTGAaaatcatgtgtctgttgaatttgacCCCGCTGGTTTTTATGTGAAGGATCTGAGTTCAAGGAAGATTATCCTTCGATGTAATAGTTCCGAGGAGCTTTACCCTATCACCAACTCTGCCGTACCACCACAAACACCGTCACAGTCTTCCCCAATTTCTCTTACTGTTTTTTCGCCGGATATTTGGCACAACCGCCTTGGTCACCCCGGCAAGGCTATTTTAGATGTTCTTTGTACCAATAATTCTATTCATTGTAATAAGGATCAACATTCTAAACTTTTTCATTCATga